CATTCAGAAATACCGCCACCTGATCCAGTAAGGCCAAAAACTGCACACCCTGGTTTCAACGTTAATACAGCAGTGACCTTAAAATATAAAAGAGATTTTGAATAACATTATGACTTGACTAAGATTAATATATTTAATACGCAAATAACAGGGGATAAAGATGATAAAACACATACTTGTTGTAGTAGACGGATCCGAGTATAGCAGTACTGCTATATCCTACGGGTTATATCTTTCAAAAAGATTGCACGCAAATCTGTATTTTCAGCATGTCATTGATATAGTATTTTTAGAAAATCCATTCCTTCACGATATATCAGGAGCAATGGGTTTTGAGCCATTTATAGACTTTTCCGGAAAGGTTACGGAGATATTAAAAGAAAGAGGCAAACAAATACTCTTGGATGCAGAAAAACAATGCAATGATGAAGGACTTAAATGCACAACATACCTTGACACAGGTATAGTAACAAAAGAGATATGTGAGAGAGAAAAACTTGTAGATATGGTAATAGTAGGTCAAAAAGGTGTAAATGCGCAGTTTGATAGAAAGATGCTCGGTTCTACTACAGAAGGACTTTCAAGAAGGACAACAAAACCTTTATTTATTTGCCCTAAAGACTTTAAGGACATAAACAGCATCATGTTAGCCTACGATGATAGCAATGCTGCCAAAAATGCCATCGGCTTTGCTGCGTCGTTCTGTAAAGAACTAAACCTCAGGCTAAGTGTCATTACCATAAATAAAGATGAGACATCAGGCAGAGAGATTTTAAGCAAAGCTTTGTCTTATATTCAACCTTATAATATAAATTATGAAACGATTATTAAAAACGGTAGTGCTGAAAAGGAATTAACGGGTATAATGACACAGGATGCTTATGACCTTTTAATCATGGGGTCTCATGGTCATTCAAGGATCGTAGAAATGGTGCTTGGCAGCACAGCAGAATATGTAATACGGAATACTGCTAAACCCGTTATTGTGGTAAAGGCTTAAAGGAGGATAAGAGAGTGAAAATAGGTATAAACGGTTATGGAAGGATAGGCAGGATTGTTCACAGAATAACCTTGCAAAGGAAAGACATGGAGGTCGTTTCCATTAATGATATTACGGATTCCAAAACGCTCGCACATCTATTAAAATACGATTCCGTTCACGGGACACTAAATACCCAAGTATCTCATACGGATAACTCAATAATAGTTAACGGCCGTGAAATCAAGATAACATCGTATAGGGACCCGAAGGATATTCCATGGAGGTCTCTGGGCGTTGAGCTTGTTGTCGAGAGTTCCGGGCTATTTACGGATAGAGAGAAGGCACAATTACATTTTAACGGCGGCGTAAAAAAGGTCGTTATATCGGCTCCTGCAAAAGACCCGGATATAACAATCGTTTTAGGTGTCAATCATAAGGATTATGATCCAAAAAAACATAATATCGTATCTAACGCTTCATGCACAACAAACGGATTGGCACCCGTTGTAAAGGTTTTGAATGACAGCCTCGGGATTGAGAGCGGATTTATGACTACAATTCACTCTTATACGAATGATCAAAGGATACTCGATCTGCCACACAAAGATCTTAGAAGGGCAAGGGCAGCTGCGATATCAATGATCCCTACAACAACAGGGGCCGCAAAGGCACTGCATCTCGTAATCCCCGAGATGAAAGGTAAGCTCGATGGTATCTCTATTAGGGTTCCGACGTTTGACGTGTCAATAGTTGATCTGTCTGCAATTGTAAAAAAATCTACCACAGTTGAAGAGGTGAATACGATATTTAAGTCTGCATCAGAGAAATCGATGAAAGGCATACTCGGCTATTCGGAAGAGCCTCTTGTATCTATAGATCACAGAGGTACATCCTATTCTACAGTTTTTGATTCTCTCTTAACAAAGGTTGTAAATGGTAATCTTGTAAAAGTCTTTTCATGGTATGATAATGAATGGGGATTCTCTACGAGAATGGTTGATCTGATAGAGTTGGTAGGGGGCGGGATATAGCATGCCTATAAATTTTCATGATCTGAGATATATTGATAACATCAATATAAAAAAGAAGAGACTTTTTATAAGGGTAGATTTTAATGTCCCGCTCACCGAGGACGGTGCAATATCCGACGATACGAGAATCAGAAGTGTACTGCCGACTATAAACTATGCACTCGATGAAGGTGCATCCATAGTACTCGCTTCACACATGGACAGACCAAGAGGCAAAAAGACCCCAAAATTCTCTTTGCAGGTTGTTGCGAAAAGGCTGTCCAGACTTCTTGATAAGGAAGTCATCTTTTTGGATGATTGCATAGGAGAGGAAGTAGAAAAGCACAAACAGCACCTTGGCGAGGAGGAGATACTTTTACTTGAAAATCTAAGATTTAATCCGGGTGAGGAACAGAACGACGATGGTTTTGCAAAAGAGCTTGCACAGGATATCGATATTTATATTAACGACGCATTTGCAGTAGCTCATAGAAATCATGCAAGCGTATCGGCGATAACAAAGTTTGCTCCAGAGTGCGCTGCCGGGTTCTTGATGAAAAAGGAATTGAATTACTTTTCAAAGGCAACCGAAAATCCCTTGAGACCATTTGTTGCAATCATAGGCGGTGCAAAGGTTTCAAGCAAACTCGGTGCTATGTCAAACCTTCTCGATAAGGTCGATAAGTTAATCATAGGCGGAGGCATGGCATTCACTTTTTTAAAGGCATTAGGCTATGAGATAGGGAACTCTATTGTAGAAAATGACATATTGAATGTTGCTTATGACATTATGAAGAAGGCAAAAGACAAGGGTGTGAAATTGTACCTGCCTGTTGATTGTGTTGTAGCAAATAAATTTGCTGTAACAGCAGAATCAAAGATTGTACCAATACAGGAAATCCCAAAGGACTGGATAGGAATGGATATCGGCCCTGCCACAAATCTTGTCTTTTCGCAGGCTATAAACGGGGCCAAAACCATTATATGGAACGGACCAATGGGTGTGTTCGAGATGGAAAACTTTGCAAGAGGGACCCTCTTAATGGTAACGCATGTTGCAAATTCTTATGCACTTACGATAGTTGGAGGAGGAGATACTGATGTTGCAGTACAGAGGGCAGGAGAAAATGCAAACATCTCTTACATATCAACAGGAGGCGGTGCATTCCTTGAATTGCTTGAAGGCAAAGAATTGCCTGCGTTAAAAGCTTTGGAAACTGCAATCAAGAATAAGAACAACTAATGAAACCAAAACCACTAATTGCAGGAAACTGGAAACTTAACAAAGGTCCTTCTGAGGCGCACGCCTTTTCAAAGGCGTTATCGGAAGGAATAAGTACAGTTGTCTCACAGACAATTGATATTATTATTGCACCCCCTTTTGTATCATTATCAAAGGCAAAAGGTGATGGGTTCTATCTTGCAGCGCAGAATGTTTACTGGGAAGAAAAAGGTGCCTTTACCGGAGAGATATCATCGTCAATGCTAAAGGAACTTGGCGTGAGCTACTGTATTGTAGGGCATTCAGAAAGAAGGCTATATTTTAACGAGACGGATAGGATGATAAACCTGAAAGCGCTGGCACTTATAGACAATAGACTTATTCCTGTAGTATGCATTGGGGAAAAGATGGAGGACCGGAAAAAGGGTGTAACAAATGAGTTTGTAACGTTTCAGCTTTCTTCTGCTTTATTTGGGTTAACAATAAAAAATCCTGATGAGCTTGTGATTGCCTACGAGCCTGTATGGGCAATCGGCACCGGTGTTGTCGCAACACCTGAGCAGGCACAGGCGGTACACGAAACTATTAGAGAATACCTTTGTGGAAGGTTCGGTAGAGACATAGGCTCAAATATCCGTATACTTTACGGCGGCAGTGTAAATCAGGACAACATAGCAGGTCTTATCAAGCAGAAGGACATAAATGGTGCATTAATTGGTGGTGCAAGTCTTGACCTTAACGTTTTTTTAAATATAATAGATCAGGTTTATAAAAAGGAGATTTAATATGTATACATGGCTTGTGATTGTACACATAATAATTGCTGTTATTATTGTAATTGCAGTGCTTTTACAGGTTGGTAAAGGTGCTGGAATGGGCGCTGCATTTGGCGGTTCAAGCGAAAGTTTTTTCGGTTCAAGCGGACCTGGAAATTTTCTTGAAAAACTGACCATTATTGCCGGTATCCTGTTTATAGTAACATCACTGGTGCTTTCGTATATAACACCAGGGGTAAGGGGAGGCAGTAACAAGCTATTCAACGAGATGCCTGCTCCGACCAGCTCAATGCCAGTGCAACGCAATCAGCCTGCTTTACCGGTAACATCCACAACTGCCCCAAAATAAATTATTTGGATTAGTTGCCGTAAAACGTGCGGGTTGTAAAACGTTGATTACAGCTTAATACTGTGGAAATGATAGAAAATGGTATAGTCAGCCTATGCAGGCAGCGGTATATATTTACATAAGCCGAAGTGGTGGAATTTGGTAGACACACCATCTTGAGGGGGTGGCGGGTAACACCGTGCGGGTTCGAGTCCCGCCTTCGGCATTCACTTTAAGGTCTTGAAAAGCAGGGTTAATTCCGTGTAAACCATTTTGTAGACTGCATTTGTGGGTTTCTATGTGTTATCCGATTTTAGCCGATGGTATCTCATGCTGTCCCATGTTTTTGGAACAAAAAGTGGAACAGTGACTTATACGAGATAAGCCATTTTTTTTGTAAGCAGGTGATGTCTTGCTACCCCTACCTTGCGAATGGCGATATATCCTTAGTGGCTGCTGCACCTTTGGGGTTTAAGATCAACACAATGCCTGACCGCAGCTTGTTAATATTATTCATGTCTATGATAAACAGGGTGTTGTTATTTGACTCCATCTTTCTTATTGTTTTTGCCAATTCTTTGTCAATGGCAAGTTCTTCTTCAAATCGCACAAATGCATCCACTACAATTTATAGCGACATAAAAACCGTCTGTTTGAGCGAGAGTAACCCACCTGTAAGGGTGGAGGTGAAAGCAAGGCACAGGAAAACGGGGCGGGCACGAAGCTCAAAAAAGTAATACTTCTGCTGTTAAGCGGTGCAGATTCATTTTTTGCTGTCTTCTAAGGCTTTAAAACGTATTGCACCAAAGGGAAGGCTGTCATTTATTATCCTAAAAACTCCAATTGAAGTTAAAAAAAACAATCTGTGACTTTTTGAGTGGTATAGATTTGCACAAAGGAGGAGAGGATGCTCAAATTGATATTTCAAAAATTCTCATTTAACACAAATAACTATAATGTGATCCATATCATACACGATTTTAATTTGCTTTCCTATACCGAATTAACAGGAGGTTACAATGAAGACAAAGGCATTTAGTAAACTAATTATTCTTAGTATGCTTGCCATGATGGTTGTGTCAGGGTGCAGCGGATCGAAGGGATCAACCGGCGCACCAGGCGCACCAGGTTCCCAGGGATCACAAGGATCAACAGGTGCAACAGGTCCTTTAAGTCCTGCACCGGTTATCGCAGGATTGGATCCGACAATGGCATCATTCAACACAATCATAACAGTCAATGGTTCTAATTTCACAACGACACCAACGGTTTACTGTGACGGCTCACCGGCAATGTTAATGAGCTATAGTGCAACACAGATCACCGTTACAGGATGCGGCAATTCATCGTCATCTTTACCTTATCAGGCAAGCGTGGCAGTGCTTGTCAATAAGCAGATGAGCAATTCAATCAACGAATGGCTAGTTCCGTCCGGCTATATCATGCAGTTTCCTGCAGCGTCTTTGACAGGCCCACAGGGTGTGGTATACGATAGTGCAACCGGCAAGCTCTACGTAGCTGACAACGCAGGCGTATTCGCGGTTGACAATGCAACTGGTTGGACAACAAAGATAGTACCGGCAACAGCATCCTGCGCAAACTGCACACTTGCGGATCCGGCGGGCATCACGATGGACAACAGCGGCAATCTGATAGTAACAGACCGCTTCAACAACACCCTTGTCGGTATCAATCCTACTACAAGCGAGACATGGTATGTGCTTGGTCCTGGCAATGGACTGCTGAGTACCCCTATTGGCGTAACCTATTCAAATTCAAACGGTGATCTGTACGTAGCGAACAGCGGTGCAACAAATAGAATCACACAAATTAGTACCACAACCTTGAGTGCTGTAAACCTTACGCTAAACGTGGCCCTCCCATCAGGCCCTTTTGGTATTACAGCAGATGGAAGCGGAAACCTCTATGTTGCGTGCCAGACGAACAATACAATATATAAAATTGCAGTATCATCAGGTACTAACGGTACCGTCACAAACAGCAGCATTACCGGACTTACGGCACCTTATGGTATCAGTATATCAGGAACATCTATGCTGGTAACCAGAAATTCAAATCAGACCCTATATACCGCACCTGTTGCCGGCGGACCTGCAAGCACGATGTGCGCTGATTTCTCACCATGGGAAACACACGCGAATTCGTCCATCATACCTGACGGGGCTGGAGGTATATTTGTCGGTGATGTGTCTGATGCTATTGTGTACCACGTCAACAGCGCATGCAATACCAGTACGTATGCACAAGGCTTCGCAACCCCTTATGATTTGACGTACGCCAACGGCTCTATTTATGCCGTAAACAGCTGGTTTCCTGAACCCTATGGAGACAGCATATTCGAAATAAGGTCTGATGGGACCATGAGGGTGCTTGCGCAGATTGAGGGTTTCGGCGCTTCGGTCATAGCAAACCCTACAGGGAATATTACCGTGGGTTCATTTGATGGCAGTGTTATCAATGTTTCTTCGACAGGTGTTACAAGCACAGTCTTTCAACTGGGCACATTTAACATGGGGGTATCTGGCATTGCATATGATAACAGCGGTAACCTGTTCATAAACAACAGCGGTACTATTGCTAAGTGGGACGGCACAACGCTGACTCCCAGTTTTGCAACAGGAACAGGCCAATATCAGATAGCGTATAATAATGGCTATATCTATGTAAGTGACTATAATAATAGCAGAATAGATAGAGTAAGCGCGTCTGCAACTGCCGGAGGGGCGGTAAGTATATATATCCCCTCAACAGCCGGGTTTAGTGGCCCGGAAGGTATAGGCTTTGATATATTCGGTAACTTCTATATTGCAGATTACAGCAATAACGGATTGTTCCGCGTAGACCCGCAAGCACATGTAACAGCCCTTGTACCGCCTGCTGCAAAACTTTTGACAAATCCGAACGGCATTGCAATACCGCCGTCACAACTTATCTACACAGTTCAAGAGGGTTCAACGGGTTCAATAATGTGGGTGATTGCACCGTAAAGGGGAAAGTTAAACATTTATATGCAGGGGCAGGCACCAATGTGCCTGCCCCTTTTTATTTGTTTTAATCATCACAAAAGAACAACCCCTTCTTTCCCACTTTTCTGGGGGATGATGCCGAACCAGGGGCGGGGCTTTGCCCCGCCCCCTTTTTGTGCGCCCTTATTGTAACTTTTTCAAAAAATGCTCTACTGTTTTTCCAAAGATAAATAAAGAGGTATCTTTGGGTGAATTTTTAATAGCAATGTCCGAAATATGTCTCAACTCTTCTTTCTTTAACTTATATTTTTTCGCTACAAAAAGTGCATCCTGTATGTCCACCTCTGTTGCCCTTCTTAATTTGGCTATAACAAAATGCAATGGATAAAGGTCATAACCAAGCCAAGATTTATATGAAGGAGACGTTAAATTCTACAAATTTGGGAATAGACAAGTGTCTCAAAATCGTTGACACATTCCGCTTTTAATAGTGCCGGCCACGGCGCTTTTTAACTTCTTCGGTTTGTTTGATACTGGTTTTCTCTTTCGTAGAAATAGCTCGTGTCTCTTGCAACTTATTTAAAAAGTACGCTACTGTTTTTTTGAACATAAACAGGGCGTTGTCTTTAGGTGAATTTATGATAGCAAGGTCTGCATCTTTGCGCAGCTCTTCTGTATTCAATTTATATTTCTGTGCTACGAAAAGAGCGTCTTGTATGTCTATTTCTGTTGCCCTTCTTAATTTGGATATAATAAAATCTGATGGATGAAGCACCTTAACCGTAAGAGTAGGGTCATGGTAAATAGAAATAGCTTTTTTCCTGTAATCTGGTGGCATAGAGACAACACCCCAGCGTGAAATGTCTTCCCCTATGTCCGAATAAATACCTTTGCTTTCTAAATAATCATGTAGTTTGTCTGCATCACAACCTTTTACTTCCGCATCCAGGTCCATGGTCATTCTATTTTTTTTCCCGTAGTATTCCATTGCAATCCCGCCCAGAATGATTATCTCAAGGCTTAAATGTTCCTTCTTGATAAATTCTTTAAGTGATTCAATAGTTGTATCTAAGTTAAGAGACATTACGTAATACCTCTATAAACTTTCTGTACTCTCTCATATCAAACACACCCTTGCTCGGTTTTAATGCTTTTCTTTGTATTCCACAAATCCCCATAAGTGTTTTAAAATTGGCATACCAGATACTTGCTTTCCTGTAATTTTTTCTCAATGCCGGTATATGTAAATATTCTTCCCAGGGTACATTGTCATTCACAAGAATTTCAAGCCACAGCATATCGAGAGCGGTTTTGTCCTTTAAAACATCGTGGATGTTTTTATATTTTCTCCCTGTGTAAAAAGAGAGAATCTTTGTCCAGTTTTTTTCTTCCTTATCCATAATGTCGTTATCATAGTAAAGCAACCGGCATAAATCAACTCAACTTACCCGAAAGCTCCTCAGAGGGCATAAACATTTTGGTGTTATTATAGGAGAGGTAACATGAATGGGCGTTCGCCGCACCCCCCCCGCCTATGTCGGGAGGGTCAAGGCGAACTCTATGATTAACCTGTTCCATACCGACGAAAAATCCACGCTGTTTACGTAGTGGTCCTTCAATTGCCCTGTTTTCGTTGAGACCACCTCGCTTTTTTATCTGTTAAAGCCGAGTCAATATGTCAGTTAATTACCAAGTGAAAATGTCAGTAAGCTTATGCATTAGCCGGCCATTTTCAATTTCCCTCAATGTCATGCTGAGGGTTTCCCTACCTCTATCTATGCCTTCTTCTTTGAAAAGAAGCTCTTTCATATGGGTATCTTTTACATCCCGGTATTTACTCTTAGCAAGCGTGATAACCTTTTCCTTTATACTTTCCTCAAGCCTAAATGGGCTTTGCTTACCCCTGTTTTTATGGAGAAGCCCTTCTATCCCTTGTTCCCGCATCCGCCTCAGCATACGAAATATCTGTCTGAAAGACCTCTAAAATCTTTCATTCCTCAGAGAATCCATGCAGAAGCGGCGGCATGTCGGCGCCAGAAACATTTTTCACAATAAAACCTTCTGTATCTTATTTTTTGTGGATTGTGCAATGTGTAGCCCTGCCCCCCGGTCCTTACAGAGCTATAAGCAGATTCATCATGCGGCCGACAGGATTATAAGATTATAAGGTGACACCTGGCTCCGCTCCCACGCTACTCTTTCTTAAAACGTATATTGGAGGCCGATGATCCAGTATATATCCATCCTGAAGATCCCGGGGGGCGGAGTGCGGTTATATTCGATGATATTTGATACCTTGAGGGCCAGGTTCCCTGCCAGCGACGATGAGATACTCGCTTCGTTTCGTGTCGTATAGTTATCTGTCCTGTCGAGCCTGTCATACAGAACGAAATATTCGGAAAAGTGCACCGCCTTTCCGAGGGCCCACAGAAACGTGCCGGCAGCACGCAGGGTACTCCACGAGCCGTCCTTCCCGACAAAATGGTCCTCGGTAAAATAAGAGTAACCAGCTTCCACCGAAAGGGTGCTCGAAGGAATGCTCCATACCTGATATCCTATGCCGGGGCCCTCAGCAGTGCGCAGACGCAAGTCCCTGAATTTATCCGAAAGCATCTCCATGTCCGCATACCCGTAAAAATAATCCGTAAAAAGGTGCTCATATTTTGCCGAGCCATAGACGTTCCGGGCAGACATTATTCCTGCGCTCTGTGCGTAGTTATAGAGGAAACGGATACCGGCATTGTCCCATGATCCCTTCCACAGGACATTTCCACCGATGGATGCATTCAACACGTGGGCATTGCCGGACTGCGAATTTGCTCCGGCTGTGATTGTTCCGGTCACAGAGCTCGGCGGTGGATTCAATGCCCGAATCTGATCCCAGTTCAGGGTGGAAGGGGATACACCCTGTCCGGTTTGGATCTCGAGTTTCCCGTCACTCCCTACAGCAAATTTCCCCTGCATTGTTTTGCCGTTTTTAAGCTGCACGTTAAGCGGTTTTCCCATGGTAATTTTTTTGATTGTACTTGTCTGCAGGGTAATAGGAGACGAATAGTCCGTGGACATGACGAGTGTGCCTTTGCTTCCTCCGGTGATCTTTCCGGTGATCGTGTCGCCATTCTTGAGCACAACGGTGTCCGCGCAGACGGCCTGCGCACTCAAGGCAAAGACTGACAGAACACTTATGAAAAAAATGTATAATCTTCTTGGCAACATAATTAGTTTTTTCTTTTTTTATACTATTTCGGTTTATATGTCAAGTCAAAAGGGGTCACCCATTTAAAGTGCCTCTATCAAGAGAAAAATTCATCCCTTACATGAGAAACGAAGTTTCTCACGGCTGTTCTGTACTTTGCTGTTATCATCATCTCATAAGAATTGGAAGAATTGGGGGCAGGTAACATGGAAAGCGGCAATCTCCAATAGCCTCTGATATAATCAGAAGCAATAGAATAAGTAGGAGGTGCCGCATGATATCTGTAGGATAGATTTTTCACAAGAAGAATTCCATAGCAGGTGCAGTGGATGTGCATGGTAAACTTGTAAAAGAGAGCCGGATCGAAGGGAACACACCTGCTGGATTCGAGCTGTTTATACAATCGTTGAATGATCTCTGTAAAGTAGTACTCGAAGCGTGTTGGAACTGGGGATACTTATTTGATCTTCTTGAAGGTATCGCCAGAAGAAATAAAACTCCTTGAATCTATACCCGTAATCGGCACGATATTGTCTCAGGTCATAAGTGTGGAGATTGATGATATTGAGCGATTTACGACATCGAGTAAGCTGTGTGCGTACGCAGGATTAGTTCCAACAACCCATGCCTCTGGCGGTAAGGAATATCATGGACAGTTACTGCCGATGTGCAACAAATGGTTGCGATGGGCATTTGTCGAAGGAGCATGGGTGGCTGTAGGGTGTCCTTCCTAAAACATGGGATGAGCGATGCGACGTTTTACAACTGGGCATCTGAACACAGCGGCATGACTGTCAGTAACCCTCTACGGCCTCTTTCTGCATTATTTACCCGGACATCTATCACGCCAAATTTCTTCAGGGCTTCTTTTTTCAGGTTATCAATATCCGTTCTTTTTATTATATACGTGCGTACAACAAGTGTACAGTCCCCGGATAAGGCTGCTATTGTTTCGAGTCTGGGTACACGTCTCGGGTTCACCAAATCGGATAAACCCGTTCACAATGAGGATTAGGCTTATCATGGCCGGGCTGACGAATAGTTAATGGAGATCACAGGGAAAAATTGACTTCTTAATTGCCGCTTAATCCTTTTTCAAGCTGCTCAATAATATTGACATATTTTTCGTGCACACCTTCACCGAGTTTTTTCTCCCTTTCTTCAAACCTCTCTATAATCTCATCATCAATATCGGCGAGCATCTCATCCGCCATAGGATATAGGATATTATTTTCCTTATCAATGTGCTGTGATAACAATCCGGCATAAGCCTTTGCATTTTTAGCAAATTCTCTATCAGCAGATTGATTACCCTTCCCA
This DNA window, taken from Deltaproteobacteria bacterium, encodes the following:
- a CDS encoding DUF481 domain-containing protein, with the translated sequence MLKNGDTITGKITGGSKGTLVMSTDYSSPITLQTSTIKKITMGKPLNVQLKNGKTMQGKFAVGSDGKLEIQTGQGVSPSTLNWDQIRALNPPPSSVTGTITAGANSQSGNAHVLNASIGGNVLWKGSWDNAGIRFLYNYAQSAGIMSARNVYGSAKYEHLFTDYFYGYADMEMLSDKFRDLRLRTAEGPGIGYQVWSIPSSTLSVEAGYSYFTEDHFVGKDGSWSTLRAAGTFLWALGKAVHFSEYFVLYDRLDRTDNYTTRNEASISSSLAGNLALKVSNIIEYNRTPPPGIFRMDIYWIIGLQYTF
- the tpiA gene encoding triose-phosphate isomerase, encoding MKPKPLIAGNWKLNKGPSEAHAFSKALSEGISTVVSQTIDIIIAPPFVSLSKAKGDGFYLAAQNVYWEEKGAFTGEISSSMLKELGVSYCIVGHSERRLYFNETDRMINLKALALIDNRLIPVVCIGEKMEDRKKGVTNEFVTFQLSSALFGLTIKNPDELVIAYEPVWAIGTGVVATPEQAQAVHETIREYLCGRFGRDIGSNIRILYGGSVNQDNIAGLIKQKDINGALIGGASLDLNVFLNIIDQVYKKEI
- a CDS encoding DUF6036 family nucleotidyltransferase, coding for MSLNLDTTIESLKEFIKKEHLSLEIIILGGIAMEYYGKKNRMTMDLDAEVKGCDADKLHDYLESKGIYSDIGEDISRWGVVSMPPDYRKKAISIYHDPTLTVKVLHPSDFIISKLRRATEIDIQDALFVAQKYKLNTEELRKDADLAIINSPKDNALFMFKKTVAYFLNKLQETRAISTKEKTSIKQTEEVKKRRGRHY
- the gap gene encoding type I glyceraldehyde-3-phosphate dehydrogenase, whose translation is MKIGINGYGRIGRIVHRITLQRKDMEVVSINDITDSKTLAHLLKYDSVHGTLNTQVSHTDNSIIVNGREIKITSYRDPKDIPWRSLGVELVVESSGLFTDREKAQLHFNGGVKKVVISAPAKDPDITIVLGVNHKDYDPKKHNIVSNASCTTNGLAPVVKVLNDSLGIESGFMTTIHSYTNDQRILDLPHKDLRRARAAAISMIPTTTGAAKALHLVIPEMKGKLDGISIRVPTFDVSIVDLSAIVKKSTTVEEVNTIFKSASEKSMKGILGYSEEPLVSIDHRGTSYSTVFDSLLTKVVNGNLVKVFSWYDNEWGFSTRMVDLIELVGGGI
- a CDS encoding IS110 family transposase, with amino-acid sequence MIFLKVSPEEIKLLESIPVIGTILSQVISVEIDDIERFTTSSKLCAYAGLVPTTHASGGKEYHGQLLPMCNKWLRWAFVEGAWVAVGCPS
- a CDS encoding phosphoglycerate kinase — translated: MPINFHDLRYIDNINIKKKRLFIRVDFNVPLTEDGAISDDTRIRSVLPTINYALDEGASIVLASHMDRPRGKKTPKFSLQVVAKRLSRLLDKEVIFLDDCIGEEVEKHKQHLGEEEILLLENLRFNPGEEQNDDGFAKELAQDIDIYINDAFAVAHRNHASVSAITKFAPECAAGFLMKKELNYFSKATENPLRPFVAIIGGAKVSSKLGAMSNLLDKVDKLIIGGGMAFTFLKALGYEIGNSIVENDILNVAYDIMKKAKDKGVKLYLPVDCVVANKFAVTAESKIVPIQEIPKDWIGMDIGPATNLVFSQAINGAKTIIWNGPMGVFEMENFARGTLLMVTHVANSYALTIVGGGDTDVAVQRAGENANISYISTGGGAFLELLEGKELPALKALETAIKNKNN
- the secG gene encoding preprotein translocase subunit SecG; the encoded protein is MYTWLVIVHIIIAVIIVIAVLLQVGKGAGMGAAFGGSSESFFGSSGPGNFLEKLTIIAGILFIVTSLVLSYITPGVRGGSNKLFNEMPAPTSSMPVQRNQPALPVTSTTAPK
- a CDS encoding universal stress protein, whose protein sequence is MIKHILVVVDGSEYSSTAISYGLYLSKRLHANLYFQHVIDIVFLENPFLHDISGAMGFEPFIDFSGKVTEILKERGKQILLDAEKQCNDEGLKCTTYLDTGIVTKEICEREKLVDMVIVGQKGVNAQFDRKMLGSTTEGLSRRTTKPLFICPKDFKDINSIMLAYDDSNAAKNAIGFAASFCKELNLRLSVITINKDETSGREILSKALSYIQPYNINYETIIKNGSAEKELTGIMTQDAYDLLIMGSHGHSRIVEMVLGSTAEYVIRNTAKPVIVVKA